One window of Scheffersomyces stipitis CBS 6054 chromosome 1, whole genome shotgun sequence genomic DNA carries:
- a CDS encoding predicted protein yields MSMETRNGLLSKLGIFGVAAVTLFMVGKRHIASYKDERHKRETDARIDSEADEFGITARRPGFPVNNPTMNYETGYRASKYQGSGNSYSSRRPGDRLSMFSVFDRDWSKKEHDETNYYTPSRSDKS; encoded by the coding sequence ATGTCTATGGAAACACGTAATGGCCTCTTGTCCAAATTGGGCATATTCGGCGTAGCAGCCGTCACCTTGTTCATGGTGGGAAAGAGACATATCGCTTCCTACAAAGATGAAAGACACAAGAGAGAAACCGATGCCAGAATTGATTCTGAAGCTGATGAGTTTGGTATTACCGCCAGAAGGCCCGGTTTTCCCGTAAACAATCCTACAATGAACTATGAAACAGGATACAGAGCTTCAAAGTACCAAGGATCAGGAAACTCGTattcttccagaagaccTGGAGACAGATTGTCGATGTTCTCGGTCTTTGATCGAGACTGGTCCAAGAAGGAACATGACGAAACCAACTACTACACACCCAGCAGATCCGATAAGAGCTAG
- a CDS encoding predicted protein produces MPNIDYIVTAEFHIDKGPSLIYQHPSELPGLSNLYFLPELMLPDQIHKREDDYTLFMLYRNTYTGEFQYLFNRKNCEPEPYFLYTIVSNVKDTSFKRGSIIKSLSIITRLHYFKNLRPLMLICLDKYFQNNDVSIVRELYESINVNNFNISNSDKSMSIIKKLLLTSILDLPIQDKIYYDDSFRNKILNISKDNLINEELFVRKDLSFNSVIRFNGMSIPIKIPMLELPDNVGDYLNPTDLNFKPNLISLLSAKLATTYVNSELTIYGLQTPPIIILINAILTGKKIIFLSYDNSSGHIIDFVLLTLKIVTGGGILSGLLTNYNVFPIMDVSKIDLLEECDSYIAGTINPFFKNNDKLWDVLYDLDTNEFHISEGQHSSLFELDFKNSIISEDAKFLSNLQLSLFSYNDDLTTIQLIFRRHINEIVRILLSSKNFNNALSPRSKDLTLLLDGIGYYWSSDTNKLLEVSCYQLISKKFQDLLYNEKIVYNLLLPNLSNELNLMIDLHYHLQSLNNISSNSKVNEREVWYNILKFLISGKSLEIFLLVTYLIPPNSATSLQSSSVHGGSLTIFDKNKGIELLLINMFNQDDQVKNNVIMILQELQDNFLCGWCLSNFLKSNLIYEIAFNDLIGDSKQ; encoded by the coding sequence atgCCGAACATCGACTATATCGTCACTGCCGAATTCCACATCGACAAGGGCCCTTCGCTCATCTACCAACATCCGAGTGAGCTTCCAGGCTTGTCGAACTTGTACTTCTTGCCGGAGCTCATGTTGCCGGATCAGATCCACAAGCGTGAAGATGACTACACTCTCTTCATGCTCTACAGAAACACCTATACTGGAGAGTTCCAGTACTTGTTCAATCGAAAGAACTGTGAGCCGGAGCCGTACTTCCTCTACACAATCGTCAGCAACGTCAAAGACACGTCGTTCAAGCGGGGCTCCATCATCAAGTCTTTGTCTATCATCACCCGTTTGCATTACTTTAAGAACTTGCGTCCCTTGATGTTGATATGCTTGGACAAATACTTTCAGAACAACGACGTGTCTATCGTGCGCGAGTTGTACGAGTCCATCAACGTCAACAACTTTAACATCTCCAACAGCGACAAGTCCATGTCAATCATCAAGAAATTGCTCTTGACATCTATCTTGGATCTACCCATTCAGGACAAGATATACTACGATGACTCcttcagaaacaagattttgaacATCTCCAAAGACAACCTCATCAACGAAGAACTATTTGTCAGAAAGGATCTCAGTTTCAACTCGGTGATCCGTTTCAATGGAATGAGTATCCCCATAAAGATACCCATGCTCGAGTTGCCAGACAACGTTGGTGATTACCTAAACCCTACcgacttgaacttcaaaCCAAACTTGATCAGTCTTCTTAGTGCGAAATTGGCCACGACGTACGTCAATAGCGAATTGACTATCTACGGGCTCCAGACTCCTCCTATTATCATCTTGATCAATGCTATATTGACaggaaagaagatcatcttcttgagtTACGACAATTCGTCAGGCCACATTATTGACTTTGTTCTCTTGACCTTGAAGATTGTCACAGGAGGAGGCATTTTGAGTGGCTTGTTGACCAACTATAACGTGTTTCCTATAATGGATGTTTCGAAGATAGActtacttgaagaatgtgaTTCGTACATTGCTGGAACAATCAATcctttcttcaagaacaacgacaagttgTGGGATGTGTTGTATGACTTGGATACCAACGAATTCCATATCTCCGAGGGCCAGCACTCGAGCTTGTTCGAATtggacttcaagaactcgaTCATCTCTGAAGACGCCAAgttcttgtccaacttgcAATTGTCGTTGTTTAGCTACAACGATGATTTGACCACCATACAACTTATTTTTAGAAGACACATAAATGAAATCGTCAGAATACTACTCAGtctgaagaacttcaataaTGCATTATCTCCTCGAAGCAAGGATTTGACACTTCTTTTGGACGGGATTGGGTATTACTGGAGCAGCGacaccaacaagttgttaGAGGTGTCGTGCTACCAATTGATCTCCAAGAAATTCCAGGACTTATTATACAATGAAAAGATAGtgtacaacttgttgttgccGAACCTatccaacgagttgaacttgatgatCGACTTGCATTACCACTTGCAGAGCTTGAACAACATATCATCCAACTCCAAGGTTAACGAAAGAGAGGTGTGGTACAACATTCTCAAGTTCCTAATCAGTGGGAAGTCTCTTGAGATCTTCTTGCTTGTCACATACTTGATCCCCCCAAACTCAGCTACTTCTTTACAATCGTCGTCGGTGCACGGAGGAAGTTTAACTATCTTCGACAAGAACAAGGGCATTGAGTTGTTGCTCATCAATATGTTCAACCAGGACGACCAGGTCAAGAACAATGTAATCATGATCTTGCAGGAATTGCAGGATAACTTTCTCTGTGGCTGGTGTCTCAGCAACTTCCTCAAGTCTAATTTGATCTACGAGATTGCATTCAATGACTTGATAGGTGACTCGAAGCAGTAG
- a CDS encoding RNA annealing protein: MSSLDKSLDDIISSTKRPARKFARSTKTNKVGKKVGAASKKTIVSFKKAAPAAAAAKVSVDLSYATKVVVSGLPKDLKQDNIKDFFQSQVGGVLTVALTYNEKGQFRGIATVIFRNSKNAALAVEKYNGAPIDGGSSKLKLELIVDPSKKPLASRIAANKVETGKATKTKAAGKAAASGKKAPTKAKQQPKKKPAKKTKKSVEELDQEMADYMDQTAA; the protein is encoded by the exons ATGTCTTCATTGGATAAATCTTTAGATGACATCATCTCTTCCACGAAGAGACCAGCCAGAAAGTTCGCCAGGTCTACCAAGACCAACAAGGTGGGCAAGAAGGTCGGCGCCGCAAGCAAGAAGACTATTGTCTCATTTAAGAAGGCTGCTCccgctgctgctgctgccaagGTTAGCGTTGACTTGTCCTACGCTACCAAAGTTGTTGTTTCCGGTTTGCCTAAGGACTTGAAGCAGGACAACATCAAG GATTTCTTTCAATCTCAAGTCGGTGGTGTTCTCACTGTTGCTTTGACTTACAATGAAAAGGGACAATTCAGAGGTATCGCAACTGTTATTTTCAGAAACAGTAAGAACGCTGCTTTGGCCGTTGAGAAGTACAACGGTGCCCCAATTGACGGTGGCTCCagcaagttgaagttggaattgatcGTTGACCCATCCAAGAAGCCATTGGCTTCCAGAATTGCTGCCAACAAGGTTGAGACTGGCAAGGCCACCAAGACCAAGGCTGCCGGTAAGGCT GCTGCTAGTGGTAAGAAGGCTCCAACGAAGGCTAAGCAacagccaaagaagaagccagccaagaagaccaagaagTCTGTCGAGGAATTGGACCAAGAGATGGCTGACTACATGGACCAGACTGCTGCTTAA
- the STP3 gene encoding zinc finger protein involved in pre-tRNA splicing, which yields MFFFSLGLIHDTAKATSGSGNSASAVATKSFTAPNSKTFGLLATKNLLGLKVNVFKFLNNLIFKGTTNLDANGLFPPLFKSTIVNLSNQKNQCRLPVNCAADDLELSLGGANDQIEFFNNIILNGVGGVSDFNSSSALSNTPNSGNFGNGSNNFYGTGLDSNELPEFDDFYEAHSHHNTHTLGGHSSQFGKFKNEGDELFAGKSMNFTVPLPQSFHHHQIAHNHQEFIEVNKANITLIPNASLSLSKSYSNSNNGSYHNSGDDYLKSMNVVGLSNDSPYFNDFMHNEGRQSQAQDDYFSSSVSSSESYISPLDDEFFKKFNSVENTDQLRMNSTTSSFSNVDVLFDDEDDVFAAVDDSANRKRKIESISSGSSVASVVSAYNMDEEQFLNNTSSSLQALYTQAQSKNLYKIPPKKYRKSFSKEKVASRQEKKSKLTSTLTTTTNPSQTNEPVGYDTRNNSVVSLTSTISERRKSVRSAADPSLPHECPHCDAAFKVKGYLTRHLKKHSPAKAFVCPFFQEPCDGNSGTKCHPTGGFSRRDTFKTHLKALHFIYPPGTKSNERSSISGRCAGCFMYFENNFVWLARHIESGECKGTVQRKLQAHKEQVVTKEVEVVKVKSEYEDTDLLKEDFDESSHFVKKELLD from the coding sequence ATGTTTTTTTTCTCTCTTGGTTTAATTCATGACACAGCTAAGGCTACCTCTGGTAGCGGCAATAGCGCCAGTGCCGTTGCAACCAAAAGTTTCACCGCCCCAAATTCCAAAACATTTGGTCTCTTAGCGACGAAGAACTTATTGGGGTTAAAAGTCAATGTGTTCAAATTTTTAAACAATTTGATCTTCAAGGGCACTACCAATCTTGATGCGAACGGATTATTTCCGCCATTATTTAAGTCGACAATCGTTAACTTATCCAACCAAAAGAATCAGTGCAGATTACCAGTTAATTGCGCGGCCGACGACTTGGAATTAAGTTTGGGTGGTGCGAACGACCAAatcgaatttttcaataatatcATTCTTAACGGCGTGGGAGGAGTTTCCGATTTCAATTCGAGCTCTGCACTCTCGAATACGCCTAACAGTGGGAACTTTGGAAACGGATCCAACAATTTCTATGGCACCGGACTCGACTCCAACGAACTCCCAGAATTTGACGATTTTTACGAGGCTCATAGCCACCACAACACACACACTCTCGGTGGGCACTCTAGTCAGTTTGgcaagttcaagaatgaaGGCGACGAGTTGTTTGCTGGCAAGTCTATGAACTTCACTGTTCCATTACCTCAATCTTTCCATCACCACCAGATTGCTCACAACCACCAGGAGTTCATCGAAGTCAACAAAGCTAACATTACGTTGATACCAAATGCTTCTCTTTCGTTGTCCAAAAGCTACCTGAATTCCAACAATGGCTCGTACCACAACAGTGGCGACGACTACTTGAAGCTGATGAACGTCGTCGGTTTGTCTAACGACTCGCCATACTTCAATGACTTCATGCACAATGAAGGAAGACAAAGTCAGGCACAAGACGATTACTTTTCATCGTCTGTTTCTTCCAGCGAAAGTTACATCAGTCCTTTGGATgatgaatttttcaagaagttcaataGTGTTGAAAACACTGATCAGTTGAGAATGAACAGCACAACTAGCTCATTCTCCAATGTGGACGTTTTATTTGATGACGAGGACGATGTCTTTGCCGCAGTGGACGATTCTGcaaacagaaagagaaaaattgAATCCATCAGCTCTGGTTCATCTGTTGCATCGGTAGTATCTGCTTACAACATGGATGAAGAGCAATTTTTGAACAATacctcttcctctttgCAAGCTTTGTATACTCAAGCTCAATCTAAAAATCTCTACAAGATTCCTCCAAAGAAGTACAGAAAATCTTTCAGCAAGGAAAAGGTAGCTTCAAGGCAAGAGAAAAAATCTAAATTGACTTCTACCTTgaccaccaccaccaatcCTTCTCAAACCAACGAACCAGTTGGATATGACACCCGCAATAACAGTGTAGtatctttgacttctacaATTAGTGAGCGCAGAAAGTCAGTCCGTTCCGCAGCAGACCCTTCTTTGCCTCACGAATGTCCGCACTGTGATGCAGCATTCAAAGTGAAGGGTTATTTGACTCGtcacttgaagaagcatAGTCCAGCTAAGGCATTCGTGTGCCCATTCTTTCAAGAACCATGCGACGGAAACTCTGGAACTAAGTGCCATCCAACAGGTGGTTTCTCTCGTAGAGACACGTTTAAGACACACTTGAAAGCACTCCACTTCATCTACCCTCCAGGCACTAAGTCTAATGAAAGAAGTAGTATCAGTGGTAGATGTGCTGGTTGCTTCATGTATTTCGAGAATAATTTTGTTTGGTTAGCTAGACATATTGAGTCTGGTGAATGCAAGGGTACAGTACAACGCAAATTACAAGCACacaaagaacaagttgttACAAAGGAAGTTGAGGTCGTTAAAGTTAAGAGTGAATACGAAGATACAGATTTGCTTAAAGAGGACTTTGATGAATCGTCTCACTTTGTTAAAAAAGAATTACTTGATTAA
- a CDS encoding regulator of G protein, with the protein NMADEKYQSNYPNSHYLSNLNNPHGTNQTVQLDRLPTLGEILANKTKSPVDISTFYQFMRDVENKSDYLDFWFEMINHLSLCRHYVKGLRDSIMRQSTYTEKRASQPLRTPLRDSLPASESKHKSLSSSILLDLIASDNFLEDNDSHRLSQFLRGDINMDNLDPKLRDLIQHYNDETNPDETNVSRTTPNLSKKYSADMITQSPNPPFAEKRLSSTSHLLRDLDDDGNGSFVANQLELGQADRAVSPNKYVSLQHPKRNSVVSPSLLERLIKESPGSTNPNSFITRDRLRESSHNLLLKYFVEDSEKNLNLPSSLNSQIIKAIEVEGRDDPDVFINVKNYVFNRIENEHLPRFLNFVAIRNINHSNFIRIILGFFFLFGGFWISYIFVFLNYRKSIRPIIVAPYLLAFYFLISSIYLIDPVLAWFGYSESFSRASGSPLIKIRENFIYKLVFKRSLWVLFLILLCTAILTVVFSLVPGVRL; encoded by the exons aacatGGCCGACGAGAAGTACCAGTCGAATTACCCCAATTCGCATTACCTCTCCAACCTCAACAATCCACATGGTACCAATCAGACTGTGCAATTGGACAGATTGCCGACTTTGGGAGAAATCCTCGCCAACAAGACCAAGTCGCCAGTAGACATCTCGACGTTCTACCAGTTCATGAGAGATGTTGAAAACAAGCTGGACTATCTTGACTTCTGGTTTGAGATGATCAACCATTTGAGTTTGTGTAGACACTATGTCAAGGGTTTGAGAGACTCTATTATGCGTCAATCAACTTACACTGAGAAGAGGGCCTCTCAACCTTTACGAA CACCTTTGCGTGATTCTCTACCTGCGCTGGAGTCGAAACACAAGTCATTGAGCTCGTCTatcttgttggacttgattGCTAGTGACAACTTCTTAGAAGACAACGATTCTCACAGATTGTCTCAGTTCTTGAGAGGAGACATTAATATGGACAACTTGGACCCAAAGTTAAGAGACCTTATTCAACATTATAATGACGAGACAAACCCCGATGAAACCAACGTCAGCAGGACGACGCCTAATCTCTCGAAGAAGTATTCAGCAGATATGATTACGCAATCACCCAATCCGCCATTTGCGGAAAAACGTCTTTCTTCCACATCTCACTTGTTGCGGGACTTAGACGACGATGGAAATGGTTCTTTTGTCGCTaaccaattggaattggGACAAGCAGACAGAGCTGTGAGTCCAAACAAGTACGTTTCTTTGCAAC ACCCAAAGAGAAACTCAGTTGTGAGTCCATCTTTGTTGGAGAGATTAATCAAGGAGTCTCCCGGTTCGACGAACCCAAATTCGTTCATCACCAGAGATAGATTGCGTGAATCGTCGCACAAccttttgttgaagtacttTGTGGAAGATTCCgaaaagaacttgaacttaCCTTCTAGTTTGAACTCTCAGATCATCAAGGCCATTGAAGTCGAAGGTAGAGATGACCCTGATGTGTTTATCAATGTCAAGAACTATGTTTTCAACAGAATCGAAAACGAGCACTTGCCAAGGTTCTTGAACTTTGTTGCTATCCGAAACATTAATCACTCTAACTTCATCAGAATCATATTgggattcttctttttgtttgGAGGTTTCTGGATCAGTTACATCTTCGTCTTTTTGAACTACAGAAAGTCAATCCGGCCAATTATCGTTGCACCATACCTTTTAGCATTTTACTTTCTTATCTCGTCGATTTACTTGATTGACCCAGTACTCGCATGGTTTGGTTATTCTGAATCGTTCTCCAGAGCAAGTGGACTGCCATTGATCAAGATAAGAGAaaacttcatctacaagCTTGTTTTCAAGAGAAGTTTATGGGTATTGTTCCTTATCTTGTTGTGCACGGCTATTTTGACAGTAGTTTTCAGTTTGGTGCCAGGTGTTCGTTTGTAG
- a CDS encoding 60S ribosomal protein L19, producing MANLRTQKRLAASVVGVGKRKIWLDPNETTEIANANSRQAIRKLYRNGTIVKKPVTVHSRSRARALLESKRAGRHMGYGKRKGTKDARMPSQVLWMRRLRVLRRLLAKYRDAGKIDKHLYHNLYKSAKGNTFKHKRSLVEHIIQAKAEALREKALKDEAEARRARNRAARERRQQRVAEKREAFLAESN from the exons AT GGCTAACCTTAGAACTCAAAAGAGACTTGCTGCCagtgttgttggtgttggtaaGAGAAAGATCTGGTTGGACCCTAACGAAACCACCGAGATCGCTAACGCCAACTCCCGTCAAGCCATCAGAAAGTTATACAGAAATGGTACCATCGTCAAGAAGCCAGTTACTGTCCActccagatccagagcTAGAGCTTTGTTAGAATCTAAGAGAGCCGGTAGACACATGGGTTACGGTAAGAGAAAGGGTACCAAGGACGCTCGTATGCCATCCCAAGTTTTGTGGATGAGAAGATTGAGAGTTTTGAGAAGattgttggccaagtaCAGAGATGCTGGTAAGATCGACAAGCACTTATACCACAACTTATACAAGTCTGCCAAGGGTAACACTTTCAAGCACAAGAGATCTTTGGTTGAACACATCATCCAAGCCAAGGCCGAAGCCTTGCGTGAAAAGGCTCTTAAGGACGAAGCTGAAGCTAGAAGAGCTAGAAACAGAGCTGCTCGTgaaagaagacaacaaaGAGTCGctgaaaagagagaagCTTTCTTGGCTGAATCTAACTAA
- the ADE2 gene encoding Phosphoribosylamidoimidazole-succinocarboxamide synthase, translating to MDKKTIGILGGGQLGRMVVEAANRLNINTVILDAPNSPAKQINAVSDHVDGSFTHYESIVKLAEKSDVLTIEIEHIDVDALKRVQQKFPHVSIYPLPETIKLIQDKYLQKEHLISHEVAVTESLPVLENTEEALLKIGEAFDYPFMLKSRTLAYDGRGNFVVKSAEYIKDALEFLKDRPLYAEKWCPFVKELAVMVVRSLEGEVFAYPTVETVHQDNICHLVYAPARIPDTLAKKASILANNAVKSFPGCGIFGVEMFLLPNNELLINEIAPRPHNSGHYTIDACVTSQFEAHVRAVAGLPMPKGFTEFSTTSTNAIMLNVLGDKEVANKELEICRRALEIPHGTVYLYGKATRPDRKMGHINIVSSSMEDCENRLSYILGESTEIPASLIPKEKPLVGIIMGSDSDLPVMSVGANILKTFGVPFELTIVSAHRTPHRMSQYAIDAPKRGLKVVIAGAGGAAHLPGMVAAMTPLPVIGVPVKGSTLDGVDSLHSIVQMPRGIPVATVAINNSTNAALLAIRILGAYDPRWLNEMNQYMTNMEEEVLGKAEVLEDIGYEKYLTDKLKK from the coding sequence ATGGACAAGAAAACTATTGGAATCTTGGGAGGTGGTCAATTGGGCCGTATGGTGGTAGAAGCTGCCAACCGTCTTAACATTAACACAGTTATCTTGGATGCCCCCAACTCTCCTGCGAAACAGATCAACGCAGTGAGTGACCATGTTGATGGCTCTTTCACACACTATGAGTCTATTGTCAAGTTGGCTGAAAAGTCTGATGTCTTAACTATTGAAATCGAACACATTGATGTTGATGCCTTGAAAAGAGTCCAACAAAAGTTCCCCCATGTTCTGATCTATCCATTACCAGAAaccatcaagttgatccaggACAAGTATTTGCAGAAGGAGCACTTGATCTCACACGAAGTAGCCGTCACTGAATCGCTTCCAGTGTTGGAAAACACTGAGGAagccttgttgaagatcGGTGAAGCTTTTGACTATCCATTCATGTTGAAGTCCAGAACCTTGGCTTATGATGGTAGAGGCAACTTTGTAGTTAAGAGTGCTGAATACATCAAGGATGCtcttgaattcttgaaagacAGACCTCTTTATGCAGAGAAGTGGTGTCCTTTTGTCAAGGAGTTGGCTGTGATGGTTGTCAGATCCTTGGAAGGTGAGGTCTTCGCCTACCCCACTGTGGAAACCGTCCACCAGGACAACATCTGTCATTTAGTGTATGCTCCAGCAAGAATTCCAGATACTTTGGCGAAGAAAGCGTCCATTTTGGCCAACAATGCCGTGAAGTCTTTCCCAGGCTGTGGTATTTTCGGTGTGGAAATGTTCTTGTTGCCTAATAATGAATTGTTGATTAACGAAATTGCACCAAGACCTCACAATTCCGGCCACTACACTATAGATGCTTGCGTAACTTCCCAATTTGAAGCCCATGTCAGagctgttgctggtttgCCAATGCCAAAAGGATTTACCGAATTCTCTACTACTTCAACCAATGCTATCATGTTGAACGTCTTAGGTGACAAGGAAGTGGCCAATaaggagttggaaatcTGCCGTAGAGCTTTGGAAATCCCACATGGCACTGTCTACTTGTATGGCAAGGCTACTAGACCAGACAGAAAAATGGGACACATCAACATCGTCTCCTCCTCAATGGAAGACTGCGAAAACAGATTGTCATACATTTTAGGTGAATCAACTGAAATACCAGCTAGTTTGATTCCAAAAGAAAAGCCATTGGTAGGTATAATAATGGGCTCTGATTCCGATTTGCCTGTCATGTCTGTTGGTGCTAATATCTTGAAGACGTTCGGTGTTCCATTCGAGTTGACTATTGTCAGTGCACACAGAACCCCACACAGAATGTCGCAATATGCCATCGACGCCCCCAAGAGAGGTTTGAAGGTCGTCATTGCTGGTGCCGGTGGTGCTGCCCACTTGCCGGGTATGGTTGCTGCCATGACACCATTGCCCGTTATCGGTGTTCCTGTGAAGGGTTCCACATTGGACGGTGTTGATTCGTTACACTCCATTGTGCAGATGCCTAGAGGTATTCCGGTTGCCACTGTTGCTATCAACAACAGTACCAACGCTGCGTTGTTGGCAATTAGAATCTTGGGTGCCTATGACCCCAGATGGTTGAACGAAATGAACCAATACATGACTAacatggaagaagaagtcttAGGCAAAGCTGAAGTCTTGGAGGACATTGGCTACGAAAAGTACTTGACCgataagttgaagaagtaa
- a CDS encoding RNA polymerase II transcription factor, with translation LIVDIAIDDNGKQLYQVHESSKSVRREMPHSANFSNSFHTDESSIFVKHEERTPVRRVLGTLSPTTLNSKKLEEHSTEFEDDSVSSDRKLTSAASEYIATSEAVSSDLFSNFEPDHITDNDIWSEDVEQAFEEVLNIIPKNGLNKIKISGRSCGRNELISDYIFTKTGKFRTRKQVSSHIQVIKNLGQKLHIIKLINEGPVFETDEEQQECNKKFEEIFSKINLNKSLGFNESVSMSGIKRKNPSMMSTSGINKRPRRKSGRQTIQNTSHHISFQGFFMSIDDTFSASPTPYILTVQDSNQEVKKLVIKENANITNRFPGLDNFQNCNTIPIIHNMVKIHFSNLAGNYSIDGGFRSNFLLRWDDLEESSKLYSTFTCIYSFGKEVLKFTEEGFKFNENRAFLVKFWKFFLTKLIGKEENEANSAFKGMTIKQIVYESDSESESGETTESQNVVPVSKIKLVLLWEFGKVAEFKDAVTTTSKLILPSKIVSSNENIVPQVVDY, from the exons TTGATAGTCGATATCGCCATAGACGACAACGGCAAGCAGCTCTACCAGGTCCACGAATCATCCAAATCCGTCAGGAGGGAGATGCCCCATTCGgccaacttctccaactccttCCACACCGACGAATCTTCTATCTTTGTGAAGCACGAAGAAAGAACCCCCGTACGCAGAGTCCTTGGTACGCTTTCACCCACCACCTTGAACCTGAAGAAGCTCGAAGAGCACCTGACAGAGTTCGAGGACGATTCAGTTTCTAGCGACAGAAAACTCACCTCTGCTGCGAGTGAATATATCGCCACATCTGAGGCTGTATCATCTGACctcttttccaacttcgAGCCCGATCACATCACAG ACAATGATATCTGGTCTGAGGATGTTGAACAGGCCTTCGAAGAGGTGCTAAACATCATCCCCAAGAATGGCTTGAATAAAATCAAAATTTCGGGTCGCTCATGCGGCAGGAACGAATTAATCTCAGATTACATATTCACCAAAACTGGAAAATTCAGAACCAGGAAACAAGTCTCCAGTCATATCCAAGtgatcaagaacttgggGCAGAAATTGCACATTATTAAGTTGATCAATGAAGGTCCTGTTTTTGAGACGGACgaagaacaacaagagtgcaacaagaaattcgaagaaatattttccaagatcaacttgaacaaatcaTTGGGCTTCAACGAAAGTGTTTCCATGTCTGGTATTAAGCGCAAGAACCCATCCATGATGTCTACTCTGGGGATTAACAAAAGGCCAAGAAGGAAGTCTGGAAGACAAACAATTCAGAATACTTCACATCATATATCATTCCAAGGCTTCTTTATGTCAATTGATGATACGTTTTCTGCTAGTCCAACCCCATACATATTGACAGTGCAAGACCTGAATCAGGAGGTCAAGAAACTTGTCATTAAAGAAAACGCAAACATTACTAATAGATTTCCTGGTTTGGACAATTTCCAAAATTGTAATACTATTCCAATCATACACAATATGGTTAAAATTCATTTCTCGAACCTCGCGGGTAATTATTCTATAGATGGTGGATTCAGATCCAATTTTTTACTTCGTTGGgacgacttggaagaatCTTCCAAGCTCTACTCGACTTTTACTTGCATATATTCTTTTGGAAAGGAAGTGCTTAAATTTACTGAAGAAGGGTTTAAATTCAATGAGAACAGAGCTTTCTTGGTaaagttctggaagtttTTCTTGACTAAGTTGATCggtaaagaagaaaatgaagcCAACTCTGCCTTCAAGGGAATGACTATTAAACAAATAGTTTACGAGTCAGActctgaatctgaatctggtGAGACTACTGAATCTCAAAATGTTGTCCCAGTGCTGAAAATTAAGTTGGTATTACTTTGGGAATTTGGCAAAGTAGCCGAATTCAAGGATGCTGTAACTACTACAAGTAAATTGATTTTACCTTCTAAGATTGTTTCATCTAATGAAAACATTGTGCCGCAAGTAGTCGATTAT